The sequence TGAACAAAAAGTAGCAACCATACCTAGCGGCTCCTTAGCGTTAGATGTTGCACTTGGAATTGGCGGGTACCCAAAAGGCCGAGTTGTTGAAATATACGGTCCAGAATCATCCGGTAAAACAACAGTAGCTTTGCATGCAATTGCTGAAGCACAACGCCAGGGGGGACAAGCGGCATTTATTGATGCAGAGCATGCGCTTGATCCTACATATGCTCGTGCTTTAGGTGTGAATATTGAAGAGCTTCTGCTTTCTCAGCCTGATACTGGAGAACAAGCACTTGAAATTGCGGAAGCACTAGTTCGGAGTGGTGCGGTTGATATTATAGTTGTAGATTCGGTGGCTGCTCTTGTTCCGAAAGCGGAGATCGAAGGAGAAATGGGAGACTCCCATGTTGGTTTACAAGCTCGTTTAATGTCCCAAGCATTACGTAAATTATCAGGTGCCATTAACAAGTCAAAATCTACAGCTATTTTCATTAACCAAATTCGGGAAAAAGTCGGTGTCATGTTCGGAAATCCTGAAACAACTCCAGGTGGACGAGCTCTTAAGTTCTACTCTTCTGTAAGACTTGAAGTACGCCGCGCAGAAGCAATAAAGCAGGGCAACGATATGGTCGGGAACAAAACAAGAATTAAAGTTGTCAAAAATAAAGTTGCTCCTCCGTTTAAACAAGCAGAGGTTGATATTATGTATGGAGAAGGCATCTCTAAAGAGGGAGAAATCCTTGACATGGGATCGGACTTGGATATCGTTCAAAAAAGTGGTGCTTGGTATTCGTATAATGGAGAACGGCTTGGACAAGGACGGGAAAATGCAAAGCAGTTTTTAAAAGAAAACCAAGAGATAATGGCAGAAATTCATACAGCAATCAGAGAGCATCATCATTTAGATGACGAACCGAAAGAAAAAGAAGAAGATACTGTTGAAGCGTTTAGTCAAGAAAGCTTAGATGTTTAAAATGAAATCTCTTGCTATTCTAGCAGGGGATTTTTTGTTCTTGTCTAAAAAATTATATTCGTTTCTACCTTGTGGATCACTTTTAGCATATCGTCTAGCTTAAGCACTTGCGTGACTAGCAAACTTCGATCTCCTTTCTAGGTAAGTTAACATCAGCTCGAATCTAAAGGAAGGCCGACGAAAAGCGGGCTTGCCTCAGGTGTCGGGCATACTCCTGTTGCAGGGATATGTTTCTTTTGTCCTGCATTTAAAGATTCATCCGTTTTATGCTTTATTGTCACCCCCAAAAAATTAATCAACTTTCTCAATACAAAAAAAGTAGCCTGTTTTCTTTGTATTTTGTTGGTAAATTGTACCATTTATCATGTAAATCAGTAATTAAGTTGTGACGTTTCCTTGACATTCTTATCAGACACAATTAAAATTAAATTTGTATAAATTTATCATTTTC is a genomic window of Virgibacillus proomii containing:
- the recA gene encoding recombinase RecA translates to MSDKKQALDMALKQIEKQFGKGSIMKLGEQAEQKVATIPSGSLALDVALGIGGYPKGRVVEIYGPESSGKTTVALHAIAEAQRQGGQAAFIDAEHALDPTYARALGVNIEELLLSQPDTGEQALEIAEALVRSGAVDIIVVDSVAALVPKAEIEGEMGDSHVGLQARLMSQALRKLSGAINKSKSTAIFINQIREKVGVMFGNPETTPGGRALKFYSSVRLEVRRAEAIKQGNDMVGNKTRIKVVKNKVAPPFKQAEVDIMYGEGISKEGEILDMGSDLDIVQKSGAWYSYNGERLGQGRENAKQFLKENQEIMAEIHTAIREHHHLDDEPKEKEEDTVEAFSQESLDV